One segment of Macrotis lagotis isolate mMagLag1 chromosome 1, bilby.v1.9.chrom.fasta, whole genome shotgun sequence DNA contains the following:
- the SMIM3 gene encoding small integral membrane protein 3, whose product MDAINQASPETVLPKHILDIWVIVLIILATIVIMTSLVLCPATAVIIYRIRTHPILNQAF is encoded by the coding sequence ATGGATGCCATCAACCAAGCCTCCCCAGAGACAGTGCTGCCTAAGCACATCCTGGACATCTGGGTCATCGTCCTTATTATCCTGGCCACCATCGTGATCATGACTTCCTTGGTGCTGTGCCCAGCTACAGCCGTCATCATTTATCGAATTCGGACTCATCCCATACTCAACCAGGCTTTTTGA